TACACCGCGTACAACCCCGCCGCGCACTGGCAGGATGAGTTCCGGTACGACAGCGGGGCGGTGCTGGAGtacgtcctcggcggcggcggagaggcggACCAGGGCACGTCGATGTGGAGCCACCAGAGCTTGTACAGCGGGAGCTCGGGCACCGATGCGGCGCCCAGGCCGGCGAGGGCATTGCCGGAGAAAGGCAACGACAGCCTCTGCAGCAGCGGTGGCCACGAGGAGGCGAACAACGTCAAGGGCGACGGCTCCGACATGTCCGGCCTGTTCGGATCGGACTGCCGAGAGCATCTTCGTCTCCTCCCGCACCGCGGAAGACGAAAGGGACACCGAGCCTGACGTTCAGCAGTCCTCCGTGTGGGCTCGTCTGACGTTCACGTTCTTGCCGTTCTCCGAAGAGCACCCACCATCCTGAGCCCACTgtccacctcgccggcggcgaaaTCGACACCAAACGAATGCGAGCGCGCGGGAACAGCAGATTCTGATATCTGACAGGAGACGTTTATGTCCTTGCTACTCCAAATACAAGCTCGAAATAGCTGAGAATGCTAACAAGGCATAACTCTCGAGAGTCTCGACAATAACCTCATATACTTGTCAGTAAACATCATGTGTCGTATTTTAGAGATTCAGTCGAAGATGCGATGGACAGAGAAGACCGGCCTTTTTCATGTTAGAGCTTGAATTTAACATCTTTTTTAAGTTTTCTTCAATAACCACGAATCCGATCATGTTATGACACTCAGGTCACATTGTAATCAGGAAGCATTCTCTATTGCTTCAATGCAACCCAACAGACTGGCCTTCTGCGACATTGCCGGACATAAACGCTTCATGGGCTACTTTGCTGTTCTTCAGAAGTGATTCGGCAAACAGGACCTGCAATGCCAAAAGAACGCCATGAATGAACAATCGAACATGTAAGTTACGGCATGGTTCTGCTTCTGCTAGTTCAAGGGAGATGAACGGATGACTTACTGCCCATATggtaagcttttttttttttgctgatctTTGCTAAGTTGAGGCTTAGTTCTCTTTATGAACCTCTATAACTATAAGCAAACAGGAAATTCTTCAGTTTTTTGAAGATATCGCAAAGAGAATGTGACATATGATAAATTCGTAAAGAACCTGGAGGGTCAACTAACCTGAGGAAATTTTGTAGTTGTCAGTAGCTTGCTCATGAGTAGAGATATATCGCTGTAAGGATTGCTGGGCTCTGAACGCATCGAGTTACTGTTTGATACCGTCGGTAACTAATTCATGCGAATCCTTGCGTGTCACTGCTACGTGCTTGCGTCTACTTCACACGGTGCAGACTGCAAAAGAGGTGCTGAGTCACCCACACAGCCGCACGCGGGCCCCACCAGGTGCGTCGGCCGTGTGCGCAGAATATATCGCCCTCTTCTAATCGTTTCCCTCTCCATGTCGGTGCCTCCGTTGCTCTGCTCGCCGCCAGCGGTGCCGCGATGACGGCATCCTATAGCTGCCATCTTGGCCTCACTCTCCGCTCTGGCGCCGTCACCGGGCTCCTCGGACCCCGGGCTCAGGCTCAGCGTCGTGGCCATCCTTCTCCACCAGTCACAAAGAAGGCAGCGGCAGTTCACCTAGTGAGCCAGCTGCACGCCGAAGCTGCCGCGCTTGCAGTGGAGACGGCGATCAGTCGGTGGGGCAGGGTAAAACAGCAGCGATGGAGGCTGAGCGCGTTAGAGCCACTACAATCGTTGTGATCCTCTGGTTCCCCGACTGGGCCGACGACTCCGGAGAGGGCTTCATCGCCGGATCCAGCCCGCGGCGTTCTCCTCTGCCTCCTTGACCACGCCCATCGCCATCTCCGCCGTAACCAACACCGGCGATCGCTAGGTTAAAGCTTCTTCTatcttttctctctcccctccttTCTCCTcggcacctccgcctccctcgcgtCAAGCTCAGAAGCCCGCGGGGCGTGGCTCGATTCACTCACCGCCAGTGAGATTCAAAGCCGTGCAGATGGGGCTCCGGCGCTCCGCGACGGAGTTGGCTGGGCAAGAGATGTGACGCCATGGCCGATCTCTGCCTTCACTGCCGCCGTGCCGCATACCCACGCCGCTGGAGCACCGGCCGCCGTCCTTCTCCTCACCCACTCCTGCGTCGCCAGCACGTCTCCACCTCTCCCTCCCATCGTGGCCCTGATCGGGAGTCGTTGTCTCCAAAACAACAGCGGCCTCGCTGGCCAGGCTCTGCCCACCTCGCCTCCATCTGCGTCTCTGCTTTGGGCCTGTCGGAGCTGCCTGTTCCCCACATCCTGGATGCCTCGATTCACAGAATTATAGTAGGACTAAGTAATGGTTGCCAACTCAAGCATCCTGCCTTCCTTCACTTTCCATTTATTTCTGCTGTCATAGGATCTGCATAGTATAGAAGCTTTTCTTTGACTTGAAATACATATCCTTAACAAAAGCACAAAAGTATCACTATATTGCTGATCAGGGAAGGAAATAGTTCCATGACCATTATTTATCCACACCATCTTCCAAACTGTTGCTAATCGTGATGCGTTCGTGCTATCAGCCATGTGTTTTTGCAGCTATGTTATGAATAGAAGTTTTCAGTTTCCCAATTTTATCTTTGCAGTCACCGTGGTCGAGCACAAATAGTGGACTGCATGTCAGGTAGACAGATAGGTGGTCATGGTGTTGGGGATCGGGAAAAAAAACAGTTACCCTCGAACGTCAGTCACAGTCGTGGGAAACCTTTAACCTTGAACCTTGAGTTGTACGTCAGATGCTAAAAAAACACTCAGATGCTAAAAAAACACGGAATCTTTCTAGTCTCGCGGGTTAACAAAACTCAGCTACCCTCGAATGACGAATGACAGTAGTGGGTTCCAAGTTTAACCTTACACGTCGGTAGCAAGGAAAGTGTAACTCCTTTTTAACCTTCGCATGCTCTAAGAAAGCATCTCGAATGGTAAATCTTGGAATCTCGCTCGAGGGTAATAATTGACACCGGCAAAAACTAACACCAAGTGGGTTAATCCTCGAGTGTTCGGAATCTTACCTGAACACTGAGCTTTCATACTTATATTCCTTACTCAGGGATGAAACTCAGAAGGGAGCCACTCGAGGCTTTCATACTTATATTCCTTACTCAGGGATGAAACTCAGAAGGGAGCCACTCGAGGTTAAGGTCTTTCGACAAGACTCTATGAATCAGAAGCCTCAAGGCTGGGCACTCGGTTTGGGACGCGGGTGAAGACTCGAGGCTAAGCGCTCAGCTCAAAATGAAGATGAAGTCCCGAGGTTAGAGGGCAGAAGGTGTGAGAAGCGTGACCACGTGGAAGAGTTCGATTTGTACACGTTTTCTTCAATGTCCTTTATGTACGGTATATCCTAGAAATGCAGTGGTTGAGTAAGGATATTTTTGAAATGTAAAGtaggtcactataaaaggggagccctaccctgCTGTAGAGGGGATCAATTTTTCCAATTGTGAATATTGTTCCCATTGTAACTTTAAATCTGTTTGGTGTCAAATTCCTTTTTGAGACCAACACATGGCATTCCAAATCTAGAAAAAACATGCCTATTATGATGTTACCTTTGCACCTAATTGTTTCAGTTGCTCAGCAATGTTAAGACTATTGGCATATGTGTTTGATACAGCATCGGAATG
This portion of the Setaria viridis chromosome 7, Setaria_viridis_v4.0, whole genome shotgun sequence genome encodes:
- the LOC140223514 gene encoding transcription factor MYB80-like, with protein sequence MPEGLAGMYTAYNPAAHWQDEFRYDSGAVLEYVLGGGGEADQGTSMWSHQSLYSGSSGTDAAPRPARALPEKGNDSLCSSGGHEEANNVKGDGSDMSGLFGSDCREHLRLLPHRGRRKGHRA